A single window of Nicotiana sylvestris chromosome 5, ASM39365v2, whole genome shotgun sequence DNA harbors:
- the LOC104249193 gene encoding F-box/FBD/LRR-repeat protein At1g13570-like: MPPKRRKYCRSLPPDVLSDLPDNVIDVILMCLPCKDAVRTSILSKKWRYHWCRLTKLTLDSSLWVTKKDLLNPTVKFTKIIYQLLSLHEGPITKFTLNIGFLENSPDIGNFISFLSRKDIQHLVLDLSWKMLYKLPSSLFTCSQLRHLTLRNCLMHPPSAFQGFDMLTSLELCNVKISSVLLESLISRCRVLTRLILNIPEILSIIEINAPMLRSFNFRGDISFICLKNVPLLVKVSLAGDDMRAENLDFAKVFESCSALEHLRLDFFNAMFYDDYDEAPTRRPFVLNSVKRFYLPHIMLIDSYKLSFALFLIRSLPCLEYLEIQVYNEDDSGTEESLELKHLSNVTFNHLREVKIELFTGRTSEMQLIKLLLANSPVLVRMLIDRRFLDDEPLDTRLQVFAEISKFSHASPKAENMALLDGCFN, translated from the exons ATGCCTCCTAAGAGAAGAAAGTATTGTCGAAGTTTACCTCCTGACGTCCTTAGCGACCTTCCTGATAATGTAATCGATGTCATTCTGATGTGTTTGCCTTGTAAAGATGCTGTGAGGACTAGCATCTTATCGAAGAAATGGAGGTATCACTGGTGTAGACTTACAAAGTTGACGCTTGATTCATCTCTGTGGGTAACAAAAAAAGATTTACTAAACCCTACAGTCAAATTTACAAAGATTATCTACCAGCTTTTGTCCCTTCATGAAGGACCCATTACTAAGTTTACCCTTAACATTGGTTTTCTAGAAAACTCTCCTGACATTGGTAACTTCATCTCTTTCCTCTCTAGGAAAGACATTCAACATCTTGTTCTTGACCTTTCGTGGAAAATGCTATACAAATTGCCTTCTTCACTTTTCACTTGTTCGCAGCTGAGGCATCTAACTCTTCGTAACTGTTTAATGCATCCTCCATCGGCCTTTCAAGGTTTTGATATGTTAACCAGCTTGGAACTATGTAATGTTAAAATTTCTTCTGTATTGCTCGAAAGTTTAATATCTCGTTGTCGGGTGCTTACGAGGTTGATTCTGAATATCCCAGAAATTTTAAGCATTATTGAAATTAATGCCCCAATGTTGAGATCGTTTAATTTTAGAGGCGATATAAGTTTTATCTGCTTAAAGAATGTCCCTCTTCTGGTAAAAGTATCTCTGGCAGGTGACGATATGAGGGCAGAGAATCTTGATTTTGCAAAGGTTTTCGAGTCTTGTTCTGCTCTCGAGCATCTCCGCTTGGACTTCTTTAATGCCATG TTCTATGATGATTACGATGAAGCACCAACAAGGCGTCCCTTTGTTCTTAACAGCGTCAAACGATTTTACCTGCCTCATATTATGCTGATAGATTCATATAAGCTCTCATTTGCGCTTTTCTTGATAAGAAGCCTCCCATGTTTAGAATATCTCGAAATACAG GTTTACAATGAAGATGATAGTGGTACAGAGGAATCCCTTGAACTCAAACACTTGTCAAACGTGACATTTAATCACCTAAGGGAAGTTAAGATAGAACTCTTTACAGGAAGAACGTCTGAGATGCAGCTTATCAAGCTTTTGTTAGCCAACTCCCCAGTGTTGGTCAGAATGCTAATCGATCGACGGTTTCTAGATGATGAACCTCTTGACACAAGATTACAAGTTTTCGCTgagatatcaaaattttcacatgCATCACCTAAAGCAGAA AACATGGCATTGCTGGATGGATGTTTCAATTAG